AGTGTGCTGACGAACGCGCCCGCCGTCAGGGTCGCGGAGGGCGAGCGGATGAGGTCGGTGAGGCTGCCGGGCGTCACTCTGTCGATCCGGTCCAGGCCGCCCGCGCGCGAGACGCTCGAGCCCGCGCTCTGCGTCCATGGGCTGGGCGGTTCGTCGCAGAACTGGTCCGCGCTGATGGCGCTGCTCGACGGGGTCGTGGCGAGCGAGGCCGTCGATCTGCCGGGATTCGGCGACTCCCCGCCGCCGGACGACGGCAACTACTCCATCACGGCACACGCGCGTGCCGTGATCCGTTACCTCGACGCCGTCGACCGCGGGCCCGTCCATCTCCTCGGCAACTCGCTCGGCGGCGCGGTGTCCACGCGCGTGGCAGCGGTCCGGCCCGATCTGGTCCGGACGCTGACCCTGGTCTCGCCCGCCCTGCCGGAACTGCGCGTACAGCGCACCGCGCTGCCCACGGGACTGGTCGGTCTGCCCGGCGTGGCCGCGCTCTTCAGCCGGCTCACCCGCGAGTGGACGGCCGAACAGCGCGTCCGCGGCGTCACGGCCCTCTGCTACGGCGATCCCGCGCGGGTCAGCCCGGAGGCGTTCCAGCACGCGGTGGAGGAACTGGAACGGCGGCTGCAACTGCCGTACTTCTGGGACGCGTTGACGCGGTCCACGCGCGGACTGCTCAGCGCGTACACACTGGGCGGCCAGCACGGGCTCTGGCGTCAGGCCGAGCGGGTCCTCGCCCCGACGCTCCTCGTCTACGGCGGCCGCGACCAGCTCGTCGGCTTCCGTATGGCCCAGCGGGCCGCCCGCGCCTTCCGCGACTCCCGCCTGCTCACGCTGCCGAACGCCGGACACGTGGCGATGATGGAGTACCCCGAGGCGGTGGCCACGGCGTTCCGGGACCTGCTCGCGGAGACGGACAGCGGCGCGGGCGCGGGGAGCTGAGGCGCGCCGTGGGACGCCACAGCCGACGCGGACCCGCCCCCAAGGGCACGGGCGCTTCGGACGCCGCCGGTGCCGCCGGTGCTCCCCGAGGTGCCTCGCAAGGGGCCCCTGAGGGCGAGCCCCGGTCCTACGACGGCACCCCCGCCCGCGGTGTGCCGCAGGTACGTGGCGGCCACCCCGAGCAGCGTGAAGTCGGGGGCGGCTGGGGTGAGTTGAGGGGCGGAGGCCGGGCGCCCGGAGTCGGGCCAGCCATACCGCGTCAGCGGCCGGCGCCCCCTGGGGGTCCTCAGGGTCGGCGCGGCCCTCGGGGTCCGCGGCAGGACTACCTCGACGCCTTCAGCGAGTCCGGTGGGTTCGGCGAGTCCGGTGAGTCCGGTGAGGACGACGACGTCTTCGCGCGGCGCAGGCCGGTCGGCGTCACGTCCTCGCATGCGAGCGGCCCGTACGGCAGTGCCCCGTACGGGAGCGACCCCTACGGAAGTGACCCTTACGGAAGCGACCCGTTCGCCTCCGTCGACGACCGGGGCCCGGCCACCCGGACCGTCGCCCCCGCCGAGGACGACGACGCGCCGCCCGTCGGTGATCCCGCGCCCGTCAAGGGCGCCAAGGGGCGGACGTTCACCGGCATCGCGGCCGCCGCGGTCACCACGGTGCTGGCCGTGGTGGTCGCCGGACAGGTCGCGGACACCCGGAACGAGGACACCGTCCAGTCGCAGTCCGCGACCGGCCAGGCCCGTGAGGACCAGGACCTCGGCTCCGCCCCGGGCGGCGACGCGAGCCCGAGCCCCTCCGCGTCCCCCAGCGCGGTGGCGCTGACGTACGCGCAGAAGATGGACGCCAAGTACCCGCTCGCCGCGAAGCTCAAGGGGTCCGGGAAGTTCGACGCGATCCCCGGCGTCGCCAAGGCCCCCGGCAAGGGGCGGAAGTACACCTACCGCGTGGACGTCGAGCAGGGGCTGGGGCTCGATGGGGAACTCTTCGCGCAGGCCGTGCAGAAGACGCTGAACGACGACCGCAGCTGGGCGCACAACGGCGCCCGCACCTTCGAGCGGATCTACTCGGGCAGGCCCGACTTCGTCATCACCCTCGCCAGCCCCGGCACCACCGCCTTCTGGTGCGCCAAGTCCGGTCTGGACACCACCGAGGACAACGTCTCCTGCGACTCCGCCGCCACCGAACGCGTGATGATCAACGCCTACCGGTGGGCGCAGGGCTCGAAGACCTACGGCGACGAGATGTACGCCTACCGGCAGATGCTGATCAACCACGAGGTCGGCCACCGGCTCGGCCACGGCCATGTGACCTGCGACAAGGACGGCGACCTCGCGCCGGTCATGCAACAGCAGACGAAGTTCCTCGACCACGACGGAATCCACTGTCTGCCCAACCCCTGGCCTTACCCGAGCAGTTGACGAACGCCACTTATGTCACATTGACATGACCGCAAAGTTCATACATATTGCTGCGCATGTGGTCTAGTCATGTCGTCGACAGCAGCGCCGCCATCGAGCTGGCGCTCTTCGGCGTGGCCGCGCTCTGCGTGGCCGACATCCACTGTCGCTGACGCCCGCCCCCTCAGGCGCGTGCGTCGCGAATCTCCTTGTCCCCCTCCGTGAACTGGTGAGCCGGTCACGGGTGGTGACCTTCTCGTGGTTCTCCGACGACCCGGCGCCGGGGCAGACGTCTGTTCTCCCTCGTCTCACTCCTCGTCGCCCTGTCTCATTCATCGAGACGGGCGGTGAGACTCGCCAACCGAGAGGTCGTCTTTCCGATGCGTCAACCGTCCCTCATAGCGCGCCGCGTGGCCGTGGCATCCGTCAGCCTGGTGGTGGTGGCCGGCGCCGCCGCCTGCGGGCCGGAAGACAACGATGCCAAGGCCTCCGGCAGCGACTCCACGCCCCACAAGGGCGGCACGCTGACCATCCTGAACCGCAACCCGCAGCAGGACTTCGACCCGGCCCGCCTCTACACCTCCGGCGGCGGCAAGGTCCCCTCCCTGGTCTTCCGCACGCTCACCACGCGCAACCGCGAGAACGGGGCCGCCGGAGCCAAGGTCGTCCCCGACCTCGCCACCGACACCGGGCGCTCCAACAAGGACGCGACCGTCTGGACGTACACCTTGAAGAAGGGGCTCAAGTACGAGGACGGGACCGCCATCACCTCGGCCGACGTCAAGTACGGGATCGAGCGGTCCTTCGCGCCCGAGCTCTCCGGCGGCGCGCCCTATCTGCGGGACTGGCTGGTCGGTGCGGCCGACTACCAGGGGCCGTACAAGGACTCCAAGGGGCTCGCGTCCATCGAGACGCCGGACGACCTCACGATCGTCTTCCATCTGAACAAGCCGGAGGGCGAGTTCCCCTACCTGGCCACGCAGACGCAGTTCGCGCCCGTGCCGAAGGCCAAGGACACCGGCACGAAGTACGAGGAGCACCCGGTCTCGTCCGGCCCCTACAAGGTCGTCAAGAACGAGAACGACGGTGAGCGGCTCACCCTGGAGCGCAACACCTACTGGTCCGCCTCGACGGACGTCGAGCGCAAGGCGTACCCGGACAAGATCGACGTACGGTCCGGGCTCGACTCCTCGGTGATCAACCAGCGGCTGTCCGCGTCCCAGGGAGCGGACGCCACCGCCATCACCACGGACACCAACCTCGGCCCGGCCGAGCTCGCCAAGGTCACCGGCGACAAGGAACTCGCCGCGCGCGTGGGCACCGGCCACTTCGGCTACACCAACTACATCGCGTTCAACCCGAAGGTGAAGCCGTTCGACGACATCAAGGTGCGGCAGGCGATCTCGTACGCCGTCGACCGGTCGTCGGTCGTCAACGCGGCGGGCGGCTCGTCGCTCGCGGAGGCCGCCACCACCTATCTGCCGAGCCAGAAGTCCTTCGGCTACGAGCCCTACGACCTCTTCCCGGCCGGTGAGACCGGGAACGCGGCGAAGGCCAAGGAGCTGCTGAAGGAGGCCGGTTACCCCAACGGGCTGACCGTCACCCTCACCCACTCCAACAGCCAGGACTTCGAGACCAGCCCGGAGATCGCGACCGCCGTCCAGGACGCGCTCAAGAAGGCCGGCATCACCGTCAAGCTCCAGGGTCTGGAGGAGAACGACTACTCCGACACGATCCACGACGTGAAGACCGAGCCCGGCTTCTTCCTCGCCCACTGGGGCGCCGACTGGCCGTCGGGCGGTCCGTTCCTCGCCCCGATCTTCGACGGCCGGCAGATCGTCAAGGACGGAGCCAACTTCAACACGGGCTTCCTCGATGACAAGTCGGTCAATGCCGAGATTGACGCGATCAACAAGTTGACCGATCTTGACGCGGCCGCCAAGAGGTGGGGCGCACTGGACAAGAAGATCGGCGCGCAGGCGCTGACCGTCCCGCTGTTCCACCCCGTCTACAAGCGGCTCTACGGCGAGGACGTCCGCAACATCGTCATCAGCGACTGGGACGGCGTCCTGGACCCGTCGCAGGTCGCGGTGAAGTAACACCGTGAGCGAGGTCACCAAGGCGGCCGCCGAGGCCGTCCTCGCCGCCCAGGCCCCCGGCACGGACCCCGCGTCCGTGCCGGGGGCCTCGGGGGCCCGTCAGTTCTGGCGGCGGCTGCGTGCGCAGCGCGCCGCCCTCGTCGCGGCGGTCGTCGTCGCGCTGCTCGTCCTGGTCGCGCTCGCCGCGCCGCTGCTCACCGCCATCGAGGGCCAGGACCCGACCACCTACTACCCCTCCCTCATCGACTCCGCGCGCGGGGGCGTGCCCATCGGCTCGCTGGGCGGCGTCAGCGGCGACCACTGGCTCGGCGTCGAACCGCAGACCGGCCGCGACCTGTTCGCCCGCCTCGCCTACGGCGCCCGGGTGTCGCTCGGCGTCGCGCTGGCCGCGACCGTCGTCCAGGTCGTCATCGGCGTCACCATGGGCATCGCGGCCGCACTCGGCAATCAATGGGTTGATCAACTGTTGAGCCGGATCACGGACATCTTCGTCGCCATGCCGTTGATGATCATGTCGTTGGCGCTGCTGGCGATCGTCCCGGCCAGCTTCCCCCGGACCGTACTGGTCACCCTGGTCATCGGCCTGATCTCCTGGGGCAACATCGCGAAGGTCGTGCGCGCCCAGACGCTCACCCTCAAGGGGCTCGACTACGTCTCCGCGGCCCGGCTCAGCGGCTGGGGCGCCTGGCGGATCGCCCGCCGCGAACTCCTGCCCGGCCTGGCCGCGCCCGTCATCACCTACGCGGCGCTGCTCGTGCCGCAGAACATCAGCGTCGAGGCCGCCCTGTCCTTCCTCGGTGTCGGCGTGAAGCCGCCCACGCCGTCCTGGGGGCAGATGCTCACCGCCGCCGACGTCTGGTACCAGGCCGCCCCGCAGTACCTGCTGCTGCCCGCCGGCGCCCTCTTCGTGACCGTCCTCGCGCTCACCGTCCTCGGCGACGGCGTGCGCACCGCACTCGACCCGCGCGCGGCGTCCCGACTGCGGGTCGGAACAGGCCGCAGGCGCGAGAACAAGGCGGACTCCTCATGAGCGGCTTCAGTGGTTTGAGCGGCTTCGGCGGCTTCGTGCTGCGTCGCGCGATCGGCGCCGCGCTCACCCTGTTCGCCATCTCGGTGATCGTCTACGTCGTCTTCTACGTGACCCCCGGCAACGTCGCCCAGATCACCTGCGGCCCGCGCTGCTCCCCGGAGCAGGTGCACCAGGTCGCCGAGCAACTGCGCCTCGACGACCCCCTGTACCTGCGCTACTGGCACTTCCTGGAGGGCCTCGTCGTAGGCCAGGACTACTCCACGGGCACCTCCGTCGAGCACTGCTCCGCGCCCTGCCTGGGACTGTCGTACCAGAGCGACCGGCAGGTCACCCAGCTGATCCTGACGAAGCTGCCGATCAGCCTCTCGCTGGTGTTCGGCGCGATGGTGCTGTGGCTGATCCTCGGCATCGGCACCGGCGTGCTCTCGGCCTGGCGGCGCGGACGGTTCACCGAGCGCGTCCTGACCGCCGTCACCCTCGCCGGAACGGCCACGCCCGTCTTCGTCATCGGCCTGATCCTGATGATCGTCGTCTGCGGAGAGCTGCAGCTGCTGCCCTTCCCGCAGTACGTGAACTTCACCGACGACCCCGAACAGTGGGCGTGGAACCTGCTCCTGCCCTGGCTGTCGCTCGCCCTCATCGAGGCGGCCTCGTTCGCCCGGCTGACCCGCGCGTCGATGCTGGAGACCCTCGCCGAGGACCACATCCGCACCTTCCGCGCGTACGGCGTCGGCGAGCGGTCCGTCATCGGGCGGCACGCGCTGCGCGGGGCGTTCGCGCCGGTCATCGCCCTGAACGCGAACAACTTCGGTTCCGCGGTCGGCGGCGCGGTGCTCACCGAGACCCTCTTCGGACTTCCCGGCATCGGCCAGGAGCTGGTGCACGCGGTCAACGTCGTCGACCTCCCGGTGGTCGTCGGGATGGTCCTGGTCATCGGATTCTTCGTGGTCCTCGCCAACGCCGTCGCGGACGTCCTGTACGCGGTGGCCGACCGACGGGTGGTGCTGACATGAGCACGGGTGATCCTGGCATGAGCCTTGTCCAAGTCGAGGATCTGTCGGTCGAGTTCGGCGAGCTGCGGGCCGTCGACGGGCTCTCCTTCAGCCTCGAGAAGGGCGCCGCGCTCGCCCTGGTCGGCGAGTCCGGCTCGGGCAAGTCCACGGTCGCCTCGGCCCTGCTGGGGCTGCACCGGGGCACGGGGGCGTCCGTCGGCGGCTCGGTGCGGGTGGCCGGCACCGACGTACGGACGGCGTCCGACGAGGAGCTGCGGCGACTGCGCGGCGGCAGGGCCGCGATGGTGTTCCAGGACCCGCTGTCGTCCCTCGACCCGTACTACGCGATCGGCGACCAGATCGCCGAGGTCCACCGCGTGCACACGCGCGTGTCCCGACGCGCGGCACGCGCGCGTGCGGTGCAGGTCCTGGAGAGAGTGGGAATTCCGGACGCGGTACGGCGGTCCCGGTCGCGCCCGCACGAGTTCAGCGGCGGGATGCGCCAGCGCGCCCTCATCGCCATGGCGCTGGCCTGCGCACCCGATCTGCTGATCGCCGACGAGCCGACCACCGCCCTCGACGTGACCGTCCAGGCCCAGATCCTCGACCTCCTGCACACCTTGCGCGAGGAGACCGGCATGGGGCTGCTGCTGGTCACGCACGACGTGGGCGTCGCCGCCGAGAGCGTCGACGAGGTGCTGGTGATGCGCCACGGCCGGGTCGTGGAGCACGGGCCGGTGGCAACCGTCCTGAGCGCGCCCGCCGCACCGTACACGCGGGAGCTGCTGGGCGCGGTGCCACGGGTGGACGTACGGCGGCGGCCGGCCGCGGGCGGGCCGGAGGCGGACGGCGTTCCGGAGACCGGCGTGGTTCTCGAGGCGGACGTTCTTTCCGAGGCGGACTTTTTTTCCGAGGCCGAGGTGGTTCCTGGGGCTGACGCCCTTCCTGAGGCTGAGGTGGTTGTCGAAGCCGAGGTGGTTGTCGAAGCCGACGTGGTTGTCGAAGCCGACGTGGTTCTCGAGGCGGTCGGTCTGCGGCGCGAGTTCGGGCGGGGGAAGCGGGCGTTCGCGGCCGTGGACGGCGTGTCGCTGGCGATCCGCCGGGGCGAGACCCTGGGCGTCGTCGGCGAGAGCGGCAGCGGCAAGACGACGCTGGGGCGCATGCTGGTCGGGCTCCTGGAGCCGACGCGGGGCGAGGTCCGCTACGAGGGGCGTGCCGTGTCGGGCGTGAACCCGAGCGTGCAGATGGTCTTCCAGGACCCCGTCTCCTCCCTCAACCCCCGCCGCAGCGTGGGCGAGTCCATCGCCGACCCGCTCCGCGCGCGCGGGGGGCTGGACGAGGCGCGCATCAGGGGGCGCGTCACGGAACTGCTGGGGCGTGTGGGGCTCGAAGGGGCGCACTACGACCGCTACCCGCACGAGTTCAGCGGCGGTCAGCGTCAGCGCGTGGGCATCGCGCGGGCGCTCGCGGCCGACCCGCGCGTCATCGTCTGCGACGAGCCCGTCTCCGCGCTCGACGTGACCACCCAGGCCCAGGTCGTCGCCCTGCTCGGCGAACTCCAGCGCGAACTCGGCCTCGCGCTCGTCTTCGTCGCCCACGACCTCGCCGTGGTGCGCCAGGTCAGCGACCGGGTCGCGGTGATGCGGCGCGGGCGGATCGTCGAGGAGGGCCCGGCCGACATGGTGTACGAGTCCCCGCGCGACCCGTACACCCAGCAGCTCCTGGCCGCCGTACCGTCGCTCGACCCGGCGGTGGCCGCGCTGCGGCGGGCGCGGCGGCGGGAGTTGGCCGTGGTGTGACGGTCGTACCGCGGCCGGGGTCTGCGCATGGGCGGCGCGGCGTGACGTTGCGCGCTCAAGTGATCTCTTAGCGCGACGGAACGCGACCCGCACGGGAAAGTTACGACCGTTCACCCCTTTTGGTGGCGCGATGGACAACCGTCCGTCGCGCCACCGCCTTGTCCGCATACGTTCTTCCCGCTGCGAGCCGCCGGGTCAACGGCGGCTCCCCCAACGGGAGATCGGGGGTGCGCGCGTGCGCATCGGACTGCTTACGGAGGGCGGCTATCCGTATGTGAGCGGTGATGCCGGACTCTGGTGCGACCGGCTCGTGCGCGGGCTCGGGCAGCACGAGTTCGACGTCTACGCGCTCAGTCGCGCCGAACGCCAGGAGAACGCGGGCTGGGTGGAGCTTCCCCCGCAGGTCAGCGGGGTGCGGACCGCTCCACTGTGGACGGCGGAGGACGACGGGGTCGCCTACGGACGGCGCGCACGCCGGCGCTTCGCCGAGTGCTACGGGGAGCTGGCGGCCTCCTTGTGCGACGCTTCCGCCTCTCAGGCGGACCGTTTCGCCAACGCGCTGTACGGCCTCGCCGACCTCGCTCGCCACGAGGGCGGGCTGGTGGGAGCGCTCCGCTCGGAAGGCGCTGTGCGCGCGCTGGAGCGCGCCTGCCGTGCGCCCGGCGCGCTGAGCCCGGCGCGCGAGGCGCGCGTACCCGATCTGCTCGCCGTCGCCGCGCACCTCGAACGCGCCCTGCGCCCCCTCTCACTCGACTGGTACGACGACAGCGGGGACGGTGGGGTTGGTGGGGGTGGCGGGGGCAGTGCGGTGGACAGGGGGCACGGCCTCGGCTCGGTCGACCTGTGCCATGCCACGTCCGGCGGCGCGGCCGCCCTGCCCGGGCTGCTCGCACGGCACTTCTTCGACGTGCCGTTGCTGGTGACCGAGTACGGGGTGCGGCTGCGGACGCACTATCTGAGCTCGGGCTCGAGCGCCGACCCGGACGCCTCGTCCGCCCCGGCCGCGGCTCCCGCCGTACGCGCCCTGCTCGCCGCCTTCCACGGGCGGCTCGCCGCCGAGGTCTACCGGCAGGCGGCGTGCGTCACGCCCGGCAACACCCACGCCCGCCGCTGGCAGGAACGCTGCGGCGCCGACCGCGCCAAGCTGCGCACCGTCTACCCGGGCATGGCCGCCGCCCGCTTCGCCGAGGTGGGCGACGCGCCCGACGGCGGCGACCCGGACACCCTGGTCTGGGTCGGCCGGGTGGAGCCGGCGAAGGACCTGGTGTCCCTGCTGCACGCCTTCGCGGAGGTCCGCAAGGAGCAGCCGAGGACGCGGCTGCGGATCATCTGCGCGCCGACCGGTGCGTCGACCGGCTCGGAGGGCGAGGCCTACCTCGGCCACTGCCGGATGCTCGCCGCCCAGCTCTTCCCCGACGAGGCGGAGGGGCCCCACTCCGTCGGCGACAACCCCGTCTCCTTCGAGGAGATCGGCGGCCCGGAGGCGCCCACCCTCGCCGAGGCGTACGCGGCCGGCGCCGTCGTCGTCCTGTCCAGCGTCGTCGAGGGGTTCCCCGTCGGCCTGGTCGAGGCGATGTTCTGCGGGCGGGCGACCGTGTCGACGGACGTCGGTGCGGTGGTCGAGGTCATCGGCGGTACGGGGCTGGTCGTCCCGCCGCGCAATCCGCGGGCGCTCGCGGAG
This window of the Streptomyces sp. NBC_01275 genome carries:
- a CDS encoding alpha/beta fold hydrolase, whose translation is MSSTELPSVPATSVLTNAPAVRVAEGERMRSVRLPGVTLSIRSRPPARETLEPALCVHGLGGSSQNWSALMALLDGVVASEAVDLPGFGDSPPPDDGNYSITAHARAVIRYLDAVDRGPVHLLGNSLGGAVSTRVAAVRPDLVRTLTLVSPALPELRVQRTALPTGLVGLPGVAALFSRLTREWTAEQRVRGVTALCYGDPARVSPEAFQHAVEELERRLQLPYFWDALTRSTRGLLSAYTLGGQHGLWRQAERVLAPTLLVYGGRDQLVGFRMAQRAARAFRDSRLLTLPNAGHVAMMEYPEAVATAFRDLLAETDSGAGAGS
- a CDS encoding DUF3152 domain-containing protein, translating into MGRHSRRGPAPKGTGASDAAGAAGAPRGASQGAPEGEPRSYDGTPARGVPQVRGGHPEQREVGGGWGELRGGGRAPGVGPAIPRQRPAPPGGPQGRRGPRGPRQDYLDAFSESGGFGESGESGEDDDVFARRRPVGVTSSHASGPYGSAPYGSDPYGSDPYGSDPFASVDDRGPATRTVAPAEDDDAPPVGDPAPVKGAKGRTFTGIAAAAVTTVLAVVVAGQVADTRNEDTVQSQSATGQAREDQDLGSAPGGDASPSPSASPSAVALTYAQKMDAKYPLAAKLKGSGKFDAIPGVAKAPGKGRKYTYRVDVEQGLGLDGELFAQAVQKTLNDDRSWAHNGARTFERIYSGRPDFVITLASPGTTAFWCAKSGLDTTEDNVSCDSAATERVMINAYRWAQGSKTYGDEMYAYRQMLINHEVGHRLGHGHVTCDKDGDLAPVMQQQTKFLDHDGIHCLPNPWPYPSS
- a CDS encoding Ms4533A family Cys-rich leader peptide, with the protein product MWSSHVVDSSAAIELALFGVAALCVADIHCR
- a CDS encoding ABC transporter substrate-binding protein; translated protein: MRQPSLIARRVAVASVSLVVVAGAAACGPEDNDAKASGSDSTPHKGGTLTILNRNPQQDFDPARLYTSGGGKVPSLVFRTLTTRNRENGAAGAKVVPDLATDTGRSNKDATVWTYTLKKGLKYEDGTAITSADVKYGIERSFAPELSGGAPYLRDWLVGAADYQGPYKDSKGLASIETPDDLTIVFHLNKPEGEFPYLATQTQFAPVPKAKDTGTKYEEHPVSSGPYKVVKNENDGERLTLERNTYWSASTDVERKAYPDKIDVRSGLDSSVINQRLSASQGADATAITTDTNLGPAELAKVTGDKELAARVGTGHFGYTNYIAFNPKVKPFDDIKVRQAISYAVDRSSVVNAAGGSSLAEAATTYLPSQKSFGYEPYDLFPAGETGNAAKAKELLKEAGYPNGLTVTLTHSNSQDFETSPEIATAVQDALKKAGITVKLQGLEENDYSDTIHDVKTEPGFFLAHWGADWPSGGPFLAPIFDGRQIVKDGANFNTGFLDDKSVNAEIDAINKLTDLDAAAKRWGALDKKIGAQALTVPLFHPVYKRLYGEDVRNIVISDWDGVLDPSQVAVK
- a CDS encoding ABC transporter permease, with amino-acid sequence MSEVTKAAAEAVLAAQAPGTDPASVPGASGARQFWRRLRAQRAALVAAVVVALLVLVALAAPLLTAIEGQDPTTYYPSLIDSARGGVPIGSLGGVSGDHWLGVEPQTGRDLFARLAYGARVSLGVALAATVVQVVIGVTMGIAAALGNQWVDQLLSRITDIFVAMPLMIMSLALLAIVPASFPRTVLVTLVIGLISWGNIAKVVRAQTLTLKGLDYVSAARLSGWGAWRIARRELLPGLAAPVITYAALLVPQNISVEAALSFLGVGVKPPTPSWGQMLTAADVWYQAAPQYLLLPAGALFVTVLALTVLGDGVRTALDPRAASRLRVGTGRRRENKADSS
- a CDS encoding ABC transporter permease, with protein sequence MSGFSGLSGFGGFVLRRAIGAALTLFAISVIVYVVFYVTPGNVAQITCGPRCSPEQVHQVAEQLRLDDPLYLRYWHFLEGLVVGQDYSTGTSVEHCSAPCLGLSYQSDRQVTQLILTKLPISLSLVFGAMVLWLILGIGTGVLSAWRRGRFTERVLTAVTLAGTATPVFVIGLILMIVVCGELQLLPFPQYVNFTDDPEQWAWNLLLPWLSLALIEAASFARLTRASMLETLAEDHIRTFRAYGVGERSVIGRHALRGAFAPVIALNANNFGSAVGGAVLTETLFGLPGIGQELVHAVNVVDLPVVVGMVLVIGFFVVLANAVADVLYAVADRRVVLT
- a CDS encoding ABC transporter ATP-binding protein gives rise to the protein MSLVQVEDLSVEFGELRAVDGLSFSLEKGAALALVGESGSGKSTVASALLGLHRGTGASVGGSVRVAGTDVRTASDEELRRLRGGRAAMVFQDPLSSLDPYYAIGDQIAEVHRVHTRVSRRAARARAVQVLERVGIPDAVRRSRSRPHEFSGGMRQRALIAMALACAPDLLIADEPTTALDVTVQAQILDLLHTLREETGMGLLLVTHDVGVAAESVDEVLVMRHGRVVEHGPVATVLSAPAAPYTRELLGAVPRVDVRRRPAAGGPEADGVPETGVVLEADVLSEADFFSEAEVVPGADALPEAEVVVEAEVVVEADVVVEADVVLEAVGLRREFGRGKRAFAAVDGVSLAIRRGETLGVVGESGSGKTTLGRMLVGLLEPTRGEVRYEGRAVSGVNPSVQMVFQDPVSSLNPRRSVGESIADPLRARGGLDEARIRGRVTELLGRVGLEGAHYDRYPHEFSGGQRQRVGIARALAADPRVIVCDEPVSALDVTTQAQVVALLGELQRELGLALVFVAHDLAVVRQVSDRVAVMRRGRIVEEGPADMVYESPRDPYTQQLLAAVPSLDPAVAALRRARRRELAVV
- a CDS encoding DUF3492 domain-containing protein gives rise to the protein MRIGLLTEGGYPYVSGDAGLWCDRLVRGLGQHEFDVYALSRAERQENAGWVELPPQVSGVRTAPLWTAEDDGVAYGRRARRRFAECYGELAASLCDASASQADRFANALYGLADLARHEGGLVGALRSEGAVRALERACRAPGALSPAREARVPDLLAVAAHLERALRPLSLDWYDDSGDGGVGGGGGGSAVDRGHGLGSVDLCHATSGGAAALPGLLARHFFDVPLLVTEYGVRLRTHYLSSGSSADPDASSAPAAAPAVRALLAAFHGRLAAEVYRQAACVTPGNTHARRWQERCGADRAKLRTVYPGMAAARFAEVGDAPDGGDPDTLVWVGRVEPAKDLVSLLHAFAEVRKEQPRTRLRIICAPTGASTGSEGEAYLGHCRMLAAQLFPDEAEGPHSVGDNPVSFEEIGGPEAPTLAEAYAAGAVVVLSSVVEGFPVGLVEAMFCGRATVSTDVGAVVEVIGGTGLVVPPRNPRALAEACGALLRDPERRARLGAAARARALELFTVERNVEAFHSIYLEIVSQSPVRQVVLDDAGDPRPFAVPAEARLLGLWTGLETRVTARRGPGWAAGPPVRGTAAGRGTGPGLGTTPVRGTTPVRGTAPVAATEGAR